A segment of the Candidatus Izimaplasma bacterium HR1 genome:
TTTTGCCATTAACTTTTGATAATGAATATCCCTTTTTCATTATTGAAAGGGGGTTTACTAGTTCTAATTTATTAACTTTTAGTAAGTAATTATTTTGTTTCTTTTCTAGTAACCTTTGGTAGTAATTGTTCAATAACTTTGTTTTATGAACTACTTCTTCAGTTGATTGTTTTAGTTTATTACCTGGATGTAGTAAATCTAGTTTTTCCATTATGTGATCCAGTTTTCGTGACTTTTGCTCTGTTAGTCTTAGTGGATCACGGAAAATATAACTAGTTAGAATATTATTTAATGAATCATTCTTTCTTTTTACTAATCGCTTTAAGCTTAGTTCATTTTGTGCTTCCATTTGTCTAAGGTATTTGAATAAATCATCTTGATTAGGAACAGCAAGTTCAGCTCCTCCTGAGGGAGTAGGTGCTCTTAAGTCTGCGACAAAATCACTTATTGTAAAATCAGTTTCATGTCCTACACTTGAGATAATTGGAACTTTTGATTTAAAGATTTCATAAGCTACAAGTTCTTCATTGAATGGCCACAAATCTTCAATACTTCCTCCACCTCTACCTAAGATAATTACATCTGATAAATTATCAGAATTAACTTTTCTAATATTTTCAACAATATTGTCTTTTGCATAAGGTCCTTGGACTAAAGTTGGATAAACAATGATTTCCGAAACGGGAAATCTTCTGTTTACGATATTGATAA
Coding sequences within it:
- the xseA gene encoding Exodeoxyribonuclease 7 large subunit; the encoded protein is MEEKRYLTVSALTKYIKYKFDKDAHLKNVLLKGEISNFKHHSRGHFYFTLKDDKSQISAIMFASSSKKVIFTPKDGMSILVEGYITVYEANGGYQIYVNKMSEDGLGDLYLAYEQLKKKLSDEGLFDGMHKQPIPRFPKRIAVLTSPTGAAVRDIINIVNRRFPVSEIIVYPTLVQGPYAKDNIVENIRKVNSDNLSDVIILGRGGGSIEDLWPFNEELVAYEIFKSKVPIISSVGHETDFTISDFVADLRAPTPSGGAELAVPNQDDLFKYLRQMEAQNELSLKRLVKRKNDSLNNILTSYIFRDPLRLTEQKSRKLDHIMEKLDLLHPGNKLKQSTEEVVHKTKLLNNYYQRLLEKKQNNYLLKVNKLELVNPLSIMKKGYSLSKVNGKIIKTVKDVKISDKVDILVNDGIIETTVINVREEE